The sequence below is a genomic window from Flavobacterium sediminilitoris.
TGTTTTCATACAATGTCCGCAAGGTCGAAAGTCGTTTTCAATAGCTTCTTTCTCTGTCATAAAGAAAACTCTGTTTTCTCTTTTCATTCGTTTGCCAGATTTGCAGTTGAGTAAACCGTAAATTTTTAGTTTAATATTACCCCCTAAACCAATTTTCTGTTGTTTGATTTTACTTTGCAAATCGCTATCGGATATTTCGCTGTGCCTTATCATTATT
It includes:
- a CDS encoding Ada metal-binding domain-containing protein → MIRHSEISDSDLQSKIKQQKIGLGGNIKLKIYGLLNCKSGKRMKRENRVFFMTEKEAIENDFRPCGHCMKTEYKKWKNGLI